From Deferrisoma camini S3R1, the proteins below share one genomic window:
- a CDS encoding MurR/RpiR family transcriptional regulator: protein MPSRSRPRDRVLAFAQAHPEEASYLTARELGERLGISESTVIRAVQASGFSGYPEFQRRLRQNLVGRRTTVERFTIHGDPLSRSFSRDIENLRETWTDMPKGEFWKAAHLLAGAQRVWVFGLRMSHATAVVLELGLSFLGVNARLLAPRTADVWDQFARVAPGDVVVAISFPRYTRIAVEGAALARRQGGTVVAITDGPDSPLAPHAHVLLPAAYGIDGYVESFTASISLAQALLLAVGEVRGEDGLKALEAREQIWERQSVYWNPEEEG, encoded by the coding sequence TTGCCCAGCCGTTCGCGCCCCCGGGACCGCGTGCTCGCCTTTGCCCAGGCCCACCCCGAAGAGGCCAGCTACCTCACCGCCAGGGAGCTGGGCGAGCGCCTGGGGATCAGCGAGTCCACCGTGATCCGGGCGGTCCAGGCCTCCGGGTTCTCCGGCTACCCCGAGTTCCAACGGCGGCTCCGCCAGAACCTGGTGGGCCGGCGCACCACCGTGGAGCGGTTCACGATCCACGGGGACCCCCTCTCCCGGTCCTTCTCCCGCGACATCGAGAATCTCAGAGAGACCTGGACCGATATGCCCAAGGGCGAGTTCTGGAAGGCCGCCCACCTGCTGGCCGGCGCCCAGAGGGTGTGGGTGTTCGGGCTGCGCATGTCCCACGCCACGGCCGTGGTGCTGGAGCTGGGGCTGTCGTTCCTCGGCGTGAACGCAAGGCTCCTGGCCCCCCGCACGGCCGACGTGTGGGACCAGTTCGCCCGGGTGGCGCCCGGCGACGTGGTGGTGGCCATCAGCTTCCCCCGGTACACCCGCATCGCCGTGGAGGGCGCGGCCCTGGCCCGGCGGCAGGGGGGCACGGTGGTGGCCATCACCGACGGCCCCGACTCCCCCCTGGCCCCCCACGCCCACGTGCTGCTGCCGGCGGCCTACGGCATCGACGGGTACGTGGAGAGCTTCACCGCCTCGATCAGCCTGGCCCAGGCCCTGCTGCTGGCGGTGGGCGAGGTGCGGGGCGAGGACGGGCTCAAGGCCCTCGAGGCCCGGGAACAGATCTGGGAACGGCAGAGCGTCTACTGGAACCCTGAAGAAGAGGGGTAG
- a CDS encoding polyhydroxyalkanoate synthesis regulator DNA-binding domain-containing protein translates to MTKPDDSERILIKKYANRRLYDTRNSRYVNLRQIAELVKDGHTVEVVDATTGEDLTKVILTQIILEEEKDRRDLLPVGFLHQLIQYGESAYEQFLESVFSAGMAAYRNAQQQMESVWRTWMGPWAPPPSPTQEIEALKARIAELEARLAEKR, encoded by the coding sequence ATGACCAAGCCGGACGACTCCGAACGGATTCTGATCAAGAAGTACGCCAACCGCCGGCTCTACGACACCCGCAACAGCCGGTACGTGAACCTTCGGCAGATCGCGGAACTGGTGAAGGACGGGCACACCGTCGAGGTGGTGGACGCCACCACCGGAGAGGACCTCACCAAGGTGATCCTCACCCAGATCATCCTGGAGGAGGAGAAGGACCGCAGGGATCTCCTTCCGGTGGGGTTCCTCCACCAGCTCATCCAGTACGGCGAGTCGGCCTACGAGCAGTTCCTGGAGAGCGTGTTCTCGGCCGGCATGGCCGCCTACCGAAACGCCCAGCAGCAGATGGAGAGCGTGTGGCGGACCTGGATGGGGCCGTGGGCCCCCCCACCTTCCCCCACCCAGGAGATCGAGGCCCTCAAGGCCCGCATCGCCGAGCTGGAGGCCCGTCTGGCGGAGAAGCGCTGA
- a CDS encoding protein kinase domain-containing protein yields the protein MKDVGPYRIVGKLGQGGMATVYKGVQTSLDRPVAVKVIAQSLADDPELRERFRRESLIIARLTHPNIIHVIDRGITRDGRPYFVMEYVEGTDLARLIREGGLDTNRKLDLMTQVCKALAYAHKNGVIHRDIKPGNILVDLDGNARVLDFGIAQFADESRVSDSTQAGVVMGTLAYMSPEQKVDSRAVTPASDIYSLGAVMYELFTGGKPGSPPKPPSALRRDLPEALDELILRCLDPDPARRPLSADVVRDRLLQILRGAHIAGDQRRRAGQGMARIGEKFALLDVLKEDRYGAVYLYENREDHSLLVIKRKPAGSQGYTEARMLTALRHPNIASVLGTSQNDQFYIVVMEYLSGGSLRDRLVRPLPWPEAARIARGILQGLAFAHRNRIVHGNLRPSNVLFGERGDVKLTDFGLDEHYADPSGPPNWYGIRGEERSVRADLFAVGVMLFEMLAGQRPRWDGGTLVETEGFQAAPQALADLVRRLLALAPDGRPATADAALEVLERLEEGPGEDTGAPTVVLGAGEGPAAAQGAGAARGPAAWGRRVGMVAALAGAAVAGYWAHALVSRSAPPAVQALYDQVAAWVKGWLPG from the coding sequence ATGAAGGACGTCGGACCGTACCGGATCGTGGGCAAGCTGGGCCAGGGGGGCATGGCCACGGTGTACAAGGGGGTCCAGACCTCCCTGGACCGGCCCGTGGCCGTGAAGGTGATCGCCCAGAGCCTGGCCGACGACCCCGAGCTGCGCGAGCGGTTCCGCCGGGAGTCGCTCATCATCGCCCGCCTGACCCACCCGAACATCATCCACGTGATCGACAGGGGGATCACCCGGGACGGACGGCCGTACTTCGTCATGGAGTACGTGGAGGGCACGGACCTGGCCCGCCTCATCCGGGAAGGCGGGCTCGACACGAACCGAAAGCTGGACCTGATGACCCAGGTCTGCAAGGCCCTGGCCTACGCCCACAAGAACGGGGTGATCCACCGGGACATCAAGCCGGGCAACATCCTGGTGGACCTGGACGGCAACGCCCGGGTGCTCGATTTCGGGATCGCCCAGTTCGCGGACGAGTCCCGGGTGTCGGACTCGACCCAGGCCGGGGTCGTGATGGGAACCCTGGCTTACATGTCCCCCGAGCAGAAGGTGGACAGCCGGGCCGTGACCCCGGCTAGCGACATCTACTCCCTGGGCGCGGTGATGTACGAGCTATTCACCGGCGGGAAGCCAGGCTCCCCGCCGAAACCGCCCTCGGCCCTGCGTCGGGACCTGCCGGAGGCCCTGGACGAGCTGATCCTCCGGTGCCTCGACCCCGACCCGGCCCGTCGGCCCCTCTCGGCCGACGTGGTGCGGGACCGGCTGCTGCAGATCCTGCGCGGCGCCCACATCGCGGGGGACCAGCGCCGGCGGGCCGGCCAGGGCATGGCCCGGATCGGGGAGAAGTTCGCCCTGCTCGACGTGCTCAAGGAGGACCGGTACGGCGCCGTGTACCTCTACGAGAACCGCGAGGACCACTCCCTGCTGGTCATCAAGCGCAAGCCCGCCGGCAGCCAGGGGTACACCGAGGCCCGCATGCTCACGGCGCTCCGGCACCCCAACATCGCCAGCGTGCTCGGCACCTCCCAGAACGATCAGTTCTACATCGTCGTGATGGAGTACCTGAGCGGCGGGTCGCTGCGCGACCGCCTGGTGCGGCCGCTGCCCTGGCCCGAGGCCGCCCGGATCGCCCGGGGCATCCTGCAGGGCCTGGCCTTCGCCCACCGAAACCGGATCGTCCACGGCAACCTGAGGCCCTCGAACGTCCTGTTCGGGGAGCGGGGGGACGTCAAGCTCACGGACTTCGGCCTGGACGAGCACTACGCCGACCCCTCCGGCCCCCCCAACTGGTACGGCATCCGGGGCGAGGAGCGGTCGGTGCGCGCCGACCTGTTTGCCGTGGGGGTGATGCTCTTCGAGATGCTCGCCGGGCAGCGCCCCCGGTGGGACGGGGGCACGCTGGTCGAGACCGAGGGGTTCCAGGCCGCACCGCAGGCCCTGGCGGACCTGGTGCGCAGGCTGCTGGCGTTGGCCCCGGACGGCCGCCCGGCCACGGCCGATGCGGCCCTGGAGGTGCTGGAGCGCCTGGAGGAGGGCCCCGGCGAGGACACCGGGGCCCCCACCGTGGTGCTCGGGGCCGGGGAGGGCCCGGCCGCGGCCCAAGGGGCTGGCGCGGCCCGCGGGCCGGCGGCCTGGGGCCGCCGGGTGGGCATGGTCGCCGCCCTTGCCGGAGCCGCAGTCGCCGGGTACTGGGCCCACGCCCTGGTCTCGCGCTCGGCCCCCCCCGCCGTCCAGGCCCTGTACGACCAGGTGGCCGCCTGGGTGAAGGGGTGGCTGCCCGGGTGA
- a CDS encoding FHA domain-containing protein produces the protein MDRWRVLLGDREVARFDLPEGGAVVLGRGADADVRIDNPAVSRSHCRLVRQGGRVRVEDLGSRNGTFVNGVRVEGSAPVGPEDRVTLAKFTVQAAAESADPGTDLDATVVLGRGPGPGRSAPPRRLVCLSGRAEPEVVDLSGRGVVRVGRGSECEARVGGFALGRVQFTVLASADGHVVAHRGRWRATRVAGRKLGGEPVRLSPGDEIAAGPVRFRYE, from the coding sequence ATGGACCGGTGGCGCGTGTTGCTGGGTGACCGAGAGGTGGCTCGGTTCGATCTGCCCGAGGGCGGGGCGGTGGTGCTGGGCCGGGGCGCCGACGCCGACGTGCGTATCGACAACCCCGCCGTGTCCCGGAGCCACTGTCGGTTGGTCCGACAGGGGGGACGCGTGCGGGTCGAGGACCTGGGAAGCCGCAACGGCACGTTCGTCAACGGCGTTCGGGTCGAGGGAAGCGCCCCGGTCGGCCCGGAGGACCGGGTCACTTTGGCCAAGTTCACGGTGCAGGCCGCGGCCGAGTCGGCCGACCCCGGAACCGATCTAGACGCCACCGTGGTGTTGGGGCGCGGGCCCGGGCCCGGGCGCTCCGCACCGCCCCGCCGCCTGGTGTGCCTGTCCGGCCGGGCCGAGCCGGAGGTGGTGGACCTGTCGGGGCGGGGGGTGGTGCGGGTGGGTAGGGGTTCGGAGTGCGAGGCGCGGGTGGGTGGGTTCGCACTCGGCCGGGTCCAGTTCACGGTGCTGGCCTCGGCCGACGGCCACGTGGTGGCCCACCGGGGCAGGTGGCGGGCGACCCGGGTGGCGGGCCGGAAGCTCGGCGGCGAGCCGGTGCGGCTCTCGCCGGGCGACGAGATCGCCGCGGGCCCGGTGCGGTTCCGGTACGAGTGA
- a CDS encoding PP2C family protein-serine/threonine phosphatase: MRTWFRNRPPGGWRAAGLTHPGRVRPHNEDAFGLLERPPMWVVADGMGGHAAGDRAARIAVAAVVGAVSAVRRPGPEALVAAVEKAHRAVARDAGADPVRAGMGCTLVAALAAGPRLHVVHAGDSRCYLLRGGGLRVLTRDHSAVAELGDRSSGLRHVVTRAVGVALEAGPEYTWEGVERGDRVLLCSDGLWGPVPAGRIEGLLRESSDPLSACEALIEAALERGGPDNVTAVVAFRER; the protein is encoded by the coding sequence GTGCGGACCTGGTTCCGGAACCGACCCCCGGGGGGCTGGCGGGCCGCCGGCCTGACCCACCCGGGCCGGGTGCGGCCCCACAACGAGGATGCGTTCGGGCTGCTGGAGCGCCCCCCCATGTGGGTGGTGGCCGACGGCATGGGGGGGCACGCAGCTGGCGACCGGGCGGCTCGGATCGCGGTGGCGGCGGTGGTGGGGGCGGTGTCCGCCGTCCGGCGGCCGGGGCCCGAGGCTCTGGTGGCCGCGGTGGAGAAGGCCCACCGGGCCGTGGCCCGGGACGCCGGGGCCGACCCGGTCCGGGCCGGAATGGGATGCACCCTGGTGGCCGCCCTGGCGGCCGGGCCCCGGCTCCACGTGGTCCACGCGGGGGACTCCCGGTGCTACCTGCTCCGGGGCGGCGGCCTTCGGGTGCTCACCCGCGACCACTCGGCCGTGGCCGAGCTCGGGGACCGGTCGTCGGGGCTGCGCCACGTGGTGACCCGGGCCGTGGGGGTGGCTCTGGAGGCGGGCCCGGAGTACACGTGGGAGGGGGTGGAGCGGGGAGACCGGGTGCTGCTGTGCTCCGACGGGCTGTGGGGGCCCGTGCCGGCCGGTCGGATCGAAGGGCTCCTTCGCGAGAGCTCAGATCCCCTGTCGGCTTGCGAAGCCCTGATCGAAGCGGCCCTCGAGCGAGGCGGGCCGGACAACGTCACCGCGGTGGTGGCGTTCCGGGAGCGCTAG
- a CDS encoding FHA domain-containing protein, with protein sequence MACYFVCPSCQTALRVDPAKLPPRPARYRCKRCDTVSVVQEHLHDRPSSPKPRPAGPPPVPDGTVYHHVSDLARMGMAGATYRLVVEIVSREGTARTLSFDEPRVTVGRGDAGIRVDDPLVSRLHLEIERVRDRVIVKDLGSTNGTFVNERTATAEFVGETDEVRIGNTRLRIRVEMMG encoded by the coding sequence ATGGCGTGCTACTTTGTCTGCCCTTCGTGCCAAACCGCCCTGCGGGTGGACCCGGCGAAGCTCCCGCCCCGACCCGCCCGCTACCGGTGCAAGCGCTGCGATACCGTATCGGTGGTCCAGGAGCACCTCCACGACCGGCCCTCCTCCCCCAAGCCACGCCCCGCCGGCCCGCCCCCGGTGCCCGACGGCACGGTGTACCACCACGTGAGCGACCTGGCCCGCATGGGCATGGCCGGCGCGACCTACCGCCTGGTCGTGGAGATCGTGTCCCGGGAGGGCACCGCTCGAACCCTGAGCTTCGACGAGCCCCGGGTCACCGTGGGCCGCGGCGACGCCGGGATCCGGGTGGACGACCCCCTCGTCAGCCGCCTCCACCTGGAGATCGAGCGCGTTCGCGACCGGGTGATCGTGAAGGACCTGGGCAGCACCAACGGCACGTTCGTGAACGAGCGCACCGCCACGGCCGAGTTCGTGGGCGAGACCGACGAGGTGCGGATCGGGAACACCCGGCTGCGGATCCGGGTGGAGATGATGGGCTAG
- the gltX gene encoding glutamate--tRNA ligase, with protein MSGVRTRFAPSPTGHLHVGGARTALFNFLYARHHGGTFVLRIEDTDRERSTDESTRAILESMRWLGLDWDEGPYFQSQRTGLYLEHVERLLKEGKAYRCDCPPEVVEAKRQKALIEGRKPKYDGTCRARTDVDPSKPHVVRFKAPQTGTTVVPDLLKGEVVYDNEELDDLVILRTDGSPTYNFVVVVDDALMGITHVIRGDDHLNNTPRQIQLYQALGYPLPRFAHVPMILGPDKKRLSKRHGATSVEAYRDAGFLPEALVNFLARLGWSHGDQEIFSLQELIDLFDLDGVGRSASVFNEDKLLWLNAHYIKECPQDRLVDLVRPFLERKGYDTADRGKLAVLVEAFRPRCKTLAEFAEKATPYFVREIEVDPAAAKKHLKAAIAPVLADLLEAFRAVERWDVASLERAFLDVVEGKHALKIGKAAQPLRVAVTGTTVSPGIFETLVLVGREWALERIERALEMARARAAG; from the coding sequence ATGTCGGGTGTACGGACCCGCTTCGCCCCGAGCCCCACCGGCCATCTGCACGTCGGCGGGGCCCGGACCGCCCTGTTCAACTTTCTCTATGCCCGCCACCACGGCGGCACGTTCGTGCTGCGCATCGAGGACACCGACCGGGAGCGCTCCACCGACGAGAGCACCCGGGCCATCCTGGAGTCCATGAGGTGGCTCGGGCTCGATTGGGACGAGGGCCCCTACTTCCAGAGCCAACGCACCGGCCTGTACCTGGAGCACGTGGAACGGCTGCTGAAGGAGGGCAAGGCCTACCGCTGCGACTGCCCGCCGGAGGTGGTGGAGGCCAAACGGCAGAAGGCGCTGATCGAGGGCCGCAAGCCCAAGTACGACGGCACCTGCCGGGCCCGCACCGACGTGGATCCCTCGAAGCCCCATGTGGTCCGGTTCAAGGCCCCCCAGACCGGCACCACCGTGGTTCCCGACCTCCTGAAGGGGGAGGTGGTCTACGACAACGAGGAGCTCGACGACCTGGTGATCTTACGCACCGACGGCTCCCCCACCTACAACTTCGTGGTGGTGGTGGACGACGCCCTCATGGGCATCACCCATGTGATCCGGGGCGACGACCATCTGAACAACACCCCCCGCCAGATCCAGCTGTACCAGGCCTTGGGCTACCCCCTGCCCCGGTTTGCCCACGTGCCCATGATCCTGGGACCCGACAAGAAGCGGCTGTCCAAGCGCCACGGTGCCACGAGCGTGGAGGCCTACCGGGACGCAGGGTTCCTGCCCGAGGCCCTCGTGAACTTCCTGGCCCGGCTGGGATGGTCCCACGGTGACCAGGAGATCTTCTCCCTGCAGGAGCTGATCGATCTGTTCGACCTGGACGGGGTGGGCCGGTCGGCGAGCGTGTTCAACGAGGACAAGCTCCTGTGGCTCAACGCCCACTACATCAAGGAGTGCCCCCAGGACCGGCTGGTGGACCTGGTGAGACCCTTTCTGGAGCGCAAGGGGTACGACACCGCCGACCGCGGCAAGCTGGCGGTGCTGGTGGAGGCGTTTCGGCCCCGCTGCAAGACGCTGGCCGAGTTTGCCGAGAAGGCCACCCCCTACTTCGTGCGGGAGATCGAGGTGGACCCGGCCGCGGCGAAGAAACACCTGAAGGCCGCGATCGCGCCGGTGCTGGCCGACCTGCTCGAGGCGTTCCGGGCCGTGGAGCGGTGGGACGTGGCGTCCCTGGAGCGGGCGTTCCTCGACGTGGTGGAGGGCAAGCACGCCCTCAAGATCGGCAAGGCCGCCCAGCCCCTCCGGGTGGCCGTGACCGGAACCACGGTGAGCCCGGGGATCTTCGAGACCCTGGTGCTGGTGGGGCGGGAGTGGGCCCTGGAGCGGATCGAGCGGGCCCTGGAGATGGCCCGGGCCAGGGCGGCCGGCTGA
- the amrB gene encoding AmmeMemoRadiSam system protein B gives MIRKPAVAGQFYPGNPTRLEKLVTRVLGPGPEEPAIGVVSPHAGYVYSGAVAGHTFGAVRVPDTVILLGPNHTGLGTEAGVWVRGGWATPLGTVPVAEDLAEALLAACPILQEDTLAHVHEHSLEVQLPFLQVKNPAVRIVPISFMLRSYGDIAEVGRAVARVVESWPDPVLLVASSDMSHYEPEDAARSKDRMAIDCVLALDPRGLLDTTKRHGITMCGVVPTAVMLVAARDLGAAGARLVRYATSGDVSGDRRQVVGYAGIVVA, from the coding sequence ATGATCCGCAAGCCCGCCGTTGCCGGACAGTTCTATCCCGGAAACCCCACACGCCTGGAGAAACTGGTCACCCGGGTCCTGGGGCCCGGGCCGGAGGAGCCTGCCATCGGGGTGGTCTCGCCCCACGCCGGGTACGTGTACTCGGGCGCGGTGGCCGGTCACACCTTCGGCGCCGTGCGGGTGCCCGACACCGTGATCCTGCTCGGCCCCAATCATACCGGGCTGGGCACCGAGGCGGGGGTGTGGGTGCGGGGGGGGTGGGCCACCCCCCTGGGCACGGTGCCCGTGGCCGAGGACCTGGCCGAGGCCCTCCTGGCCGCCTGCCCGATCCTCCAGGAGGACACCCTGGCCCACGTGCACGAGCACTCCCTGGAGGTCCAGCTGCCGTTTCTGCAGGTGAAGAACCCGGCCGTGCGCATCGTCCCGATCTCGTTCATGCTGCGGTCCTACGGGGACATCGCCGAGGTGGGGCGGGCCGTGGCCCGGGTGGTGGAGTCCTGGCCCGACCCGGTGCTCCTGGTGGCTTCGAGCGACATGAGCCACTACGAGCCCGAGGACGCGGCCCGATCCAAGGACCGGATGGCGATCGACTGCGTGCTGGCGCTGGACCCCCGGGGCCTGCTTGACACTACGAAACGCCATGGGATTACAATGTGCGGCGTGGTACCCACGGCGGTGATGCTCGTGGCCGCCCGGGATCTTGGGGCTGCCGGCGCAAGGCTGGTCCGGTATGCCACCTCGGGCGACGTCAGCGGCGACCGCCGCCAGGTCGTGGGGTACGCCGGCATCGTGGTGGCCTGA
- a CDS encoding aminotransferase class V-fold PLP-dependent enzyme → MNDTWRKWFPVSSRITYLNHAGVAPLSTRAAAAMEAAVRECAEWGAFRYGRLLEGIRRARQAAAALLGTHPDHVAFVKNTSEGVSFVAEGFPWNPGDAVVVPEGEFPSNVYPWMNLARRGVRVIRVPERGGRLDLDDYRRALAQAGVRMLAVSAVEYGTGFRNDLEALGEMCRERGVFLFVDAIQALGCLPLTPERLGIHALAADGHKWLCGPEGIGILYLSSEALERLHPVEVGWNSVRDPMAFDRIRFELRPDAARFEAGSPSTVAIHGLGEAARLLLEVGIDRVWARVQELWGELAEGLRERSYSIASPLAPRERSGILTFVPRRTAPADLAAGLHAEGVFVAARGPGVRVSPHFYNTAEDLERFFAALERLDREG, encoded by the coding sequence ATGAACGACACCTGGCGTAAATGGTTCCCGGTCTCGAGCCGGATCACCTACCTCAACCATGCGGGGGTGGCCCCCCTGTCCACCCGGGCGGCCGCAGCCATGGAGGCGGCCGTGCGGGAGTGCGCCGAGTGGGGGGCGTTCCGGTACGGGCGGCTCCTCGAGGGCATCCGCCGGGCCCGGCAGGCCGCGGCGGCCCTCCTGGGCACCCATCCCGATCACGTGGCGTTCGTCAAGAACACCTCAGAGGGCGTGTCGTTCGTGGCCGAGGGGTTCCCCTGGAACCCGGGCGACGCGGTGGTGGTGCCCGAGGGCGAGTTCCCGTCCAACGTGTACCCATGGATGAACCTGGCCCGGCGGGGGGTCCGGGTGATCCGGGTGCCTGAGCGCGGGGGCCGGCTCGACCTGGACGATTACCGCCGGGCCCTCGCCCAGGCCGGGGTGCGGATGCTCGCGGTATCGGCCGTGGAGTACGGCACGGGGTTTCGAAACGATCTCGAGGCCCTGGGTGAGATGTGCCGGGAGCGGGGCGTGTTCCTCTTCGTGGACGCGATCCAGGCCCTGGGATGCCTCCCCCTCACCCCCGAACGGCTCGGCATCCACGCCCTGGCGGCCGACGGGCACAAATGGCTGTGCGGACCGGAGGGGATCGGGATCCTGTACCTCTCCTCCGAAGCCCTGGAGCGGCTCCATCCGGTCGAGGTGGGGTGGAACTCGGTCCGGGACCCCATGGCCTTCGACCGGATCCGGTTCGAGCTGCGGCCGGACGCGGCACGGTTCGAGGCCGGAAGCCCCAGCACCGTGGCGATCCACGGCCTCGGCGAGGCCGCGCGCCTCCTGCTCGAGGTGGGCATCGACCGAGTGTGGGCCCGGGTCCAGGAGCTATGGGGCGAGCTGGCCGAGGGGCTGCGGGAGCGGAGCTACTCCATCGCCTCCCCCCTGGCGCCCCGGGAACGAAGCGGTATCCTGACCTTCGTGCCCCGCCGGACGGCTCCGGCGGACCTGGCCGCCGGGCTTCACGCCGAAGGGGTGTTCGTGGCGGCCCGGGGGCCGGGGGTGCGGGTGTCGCCCCACTTCTACAACACCGCCGAGGATCTGGAGCGGTTCTTCGCGGCCCTGGAGCGCCTCGACCGGGAAGGGTAA
- a CDS encoding response regulator, giving the protein MPRMVLVVDDSSTIQEAVRHALAGEPWEAVSAASGEEAEDKLQSGRFDVVLCDVDLGDEDGFGVCRRIREVSPSRAAPVVLMGARVTPAAAEAAGATATLTKPFSSEELLGALQEAVEMQSFGMDDLELETTEPVAETRKGPSVPPAAEEEVEIIDLSDEEDLSEFELLEDLEPIEVPPSPLEEEPAFGLDDLLSLGDEGEPDGTDAKPLDLDAGGGGSTPASATETEPGEIGDLLASLPADEGAEAAFPLAEADGADEIGDLLESLAPEQGLEPAEDESGPEIPIAPAPAEPSTPAFEGAEPTPTGEAEEPKTEGAEAAPTEEGTLFPETPEAYEEAPTGWEEPGPTPPHRTDWDREAPGGEPTAASLEPMVETTVRQALERSLSPEALTPLVQATVEKVVWEVVPQLAERLIQEAIERLKQEPEGGG; this is encoded by the coding sequence ATGCCCCGAATGGTTCTCGTGGTGGACGACAGCTCCACGATCCAGGAGGCGGTCCGGCACGCCCTGGCCGGCGAACCCTGGGAGGCGGTGAGCGCCGCATCCGGCGAGGAGGCCGAGGACAAGCTCCAATCCGGCCGGTTCGACGTGGTGCTGTGCGACGTGGACCTGGGAGACGAGGACGGGTTCGGGGTGTGCCGCCGCATCCGCGAGGTCTCCCCCAGCCGCGCGGCCCCCGTGGTGCTCATGGGGGCCCGGGTCACGCCGGCGGCGGCCGAGGCAGCCGGCGCCACCGCCACCCTGACGAAACCCTTCTCCTCCGAGGAACTCCTCGGGGCGCTGCAGGAGGCCGTCGAGATGCAGAGCTTCGGCATGGACGATCTCGAGCTCGAGACCACCGAACCCGTGGCGGAAACGCGGAAGGGTCCCTCGGTGCCGCCGGCGGCCGAGGAAGAGGTGGAGATCATCGACCTGTCTGACGAGGAGGACCTCTCCGAGTTCGAGCTGCTGGAGGACCTGGAGCCCATCGAGGTGCCCCCCTCCCCTCTGGAGGAGGAGCCCGCCTTCGGGCTGGACGACCTCCTCAGCCTGGGGGATGAGGGGGAACCGGACGGAACCGATGCGAAGCCCCTGGACCTGGACGCCGGGGGCGGGGGCTCCACCCCTGCAAGCGCGACCGAAACGGAACCCGGTGAGATCGGGGACCTGCTGGCCTCCCTGCCGGCCGACGAGGGGGCCGAGGCGGCGTTCCCGCTGGCGGAGGCCGATGGCGCGGACGAGATCGGCGACCTGCTGGAGTCCCTGGCCCCGGAGCAGGGCCTGGAGCCGGCCGAGGACGAGAGCGGACCCGAGATTCCCATCGCGCCGGCTCCAGCAGAGCCTTCGACCCCAGCGTTCGAGGGGGCGGAACCGACGCCCACCGGCGAGGCCGAAGAGCCGAAAACGGAGGGGGCCGAGGCCGCCCCGACCGAAGAGGGGACGCTGTTTCCCGAGACCCCCGAGGCGTACGAGGAGGCCCCCACCGGCTGGGAGGAGCCCGGCCCCACCCCGCCCCATCGGACGGACTGGGACCGGGAGGCTCCCGGTGGGGAGCCCACCGCGGCCTCCCTGGAGCCGATGGTCGAGACCACGGTGCGGCAGGCCTTGGAGCGGAGCCTCTCGCCCGAGGCGCTGACCCCCCTGGTCCAGGCCACGGTGGAGAAGGTGGTGTGGGAGGTGGTGCCCCAGCTGGCCGAGCGCCTGATCCAGGAGGCCATCGAGCGTCTGAAGCAGGAGCCCGAGGGAGGGGGTTAG
- a CDS encoding deoxyguanosinetriphosphate triphosphohydrolase, whose product MLERTEERELHPRAARSARSRGRVRPEDPCDLRTCFQHDRDRILHSKAFRRLKHKTQVFLAPAGDHYRTRLTHTLEVSQIARTIARALRLNESLVEAIALGHDLGHTPFGHAGETVLRQLRPGGFHHAVQSLRVVDRLERGGRGLNLTHEVREGILHHSKGRGEILASGASLEAQAVRVADLIAYLNHDVDDALRAGVIGRSEIPAAVTRVLGETHGQRIDTMVRDTVVETMRRDWETIAMGEEVHAAALELREFLYERVYDNPEVHEDFIKAKKILEELYGHFVARPDWFLENLAQPIPGEKVEDLAADFIAGMTDRYALLLYERIFMPQPWRVL is encoded by the coding sequence ATGCTCGAGCGGACCGAGGAGCGGGAGCTCCATCCGCGGGCCGCGCGGTCGGCACGGTCGCGGGGGCGGGTGCGGCCCGAGGATCCCTGCGACCTGCGGACCTGCTTCCAGCACGACCGGGACCGGATCCTACACTCGAAGGCGTTTCGCCGGCTCAAGCACAAGACCCAGGTGTTCCTGGCCCCGGCCGGGGACCACTACCGGACCCGACTGACCCATACCCTGGAGGTCAGCCAGATCGCCCGCACCATCGCCCGGGCCCTGCGGCTCAACGAGAGCCTGGTGGAGGCGATCGCCCTCGGGCACGACCTGGGCCACACCCCGTTCGGACACGCGGGGGAGACGGTACTGCGGCAACTGCGGCCCGGGGGGTTCCATCACGCGGTGCAAAGCCTCCGGGTGGTGGACCGGCTGGAGCGGGGCGGGCGGGGGCTCAACCTTACCCACGAGGTTCGTGAGGGGATCCTGCACCACTCCAAGGGCCGGGGCGAGATTCTGGCCTCCGGCGCGAGCCTCGAGGCCCAGGCCGTGCGGGTGGCCGACCTGATCGCCTACCTCAACCACGACGTGGACGACGCCCTGCGGGCGGGGGTGATCGGGCGAAGCGAGATTCCGGCGGCGGTGACGCGGGTCCTCGGGGAGACCCATGGGCAGCGCATCGACACCATGGTACGGGACACGGTTGTCGAGACCATGCGGCGGGACTGGGAGACCATCGCCATGGGCGAGGAGGTCCACGCGGCCGCCCTGGAGCTGAGGGAGTTCCTCTACGAGCGGGTGTACGACAACCCCGAGGTCCACGAGGACTTCATCAAGGCCAAGAAGATCCTGGAGGAGCTCTACGGCCACTTCGTGGCCCGGCCGGACTGGTTTCTCGAGAACCTGGCCCAGCCGATCCCCGGGGAGAAGGTGGAGGACCTGGCCGCCGACTTCATCGCCGGCATGACCGACCGCTACGCGCTGCTCCTGTACGAACGGATCTTCATGCCCCAGCCCTGGAGGGTCCTCTAG